The Vibrio aerogenes nucleotide sequence CCAGTTGACGGATCATTAAATTCGATTGCGATCATCGCGCCCACTTGCCGGATATCTCCGATTTGAGGGATTTCTTTCTGCATTGCTGTCAGCTGTTCTGTGAACTGAGCCCCGACCAGCTGAGCTTTTTCACACAGATTCTCCTGCTTGATCACATTGAACACTTCAACAGCAGCCGTACATGCCAGCGGTGAACCCGCATAAGTTCCACCAATTCCACCCGGATTGGCTGCATCCATCACTTCCGCTTTGCCGACCACGCCGGAAATCGGGAAGCCGCCACCTAAGCCTTTGGCCATGGTGACAATATCGGGTTCAACATCAAAATATTCGCACGCAAACATTTTGCCGGTTCTCGCAAATCCTGTCTGAATCTCATCACAAATCATCAGGATGCCATGCTGGTCGCAGATTTCCCGTAGTTTGCTGACCCAGGAAGCTGGTGCCTGATAGAAACCACCTTCACCCTGGATGGGTTCGAAAATAATGGCTGCAATCCGGCCGGGTTCAATGTCACAGGCGAACAGATCAAACAGGGCGTTGATGCTCTCTTCTTCAGTCACACCATGATAAGTATTCGGGAATGGCAGATGATAGATTTCATTTGGGAAAGGTCCGAAGCCAGCTTTATAAGGGGCAACTTTACCCGTCAGGCCCATACACATATTGGTCCGGCCATGGAAGCCGCCTTTAAATGCAATAATACCGGAACGACCAGTATATGCTCTGGCGATTTTCACTGCATTTTCAACCGCTTCAGCACCCGTTGTCAGAAACGCAGCTTTGGTTTCTCCAGAGATTGGGGCATGCTCAACGACTTTTTCAGCCAGTTCAACGAAGCTGCCGTATGGTGTCACCATTGAACAGGTATGACTGAAATTTTCCAGCTGTTTCTTCACCGCTTCAACGATCTGTGGATGCGAATGGCCCGTATTATTCACTGCAATACCAGCAGCAAAATCAATATAAGTCTTACCTTCAATGTCAGTGATTTTTGCATTCTTAGCTGATGCAGCATAAACAGGCGCAAGGTTTGCCATCCCTTTTGCAACGACTTTTTCTTTACGTGCCTGCCATTCCAAATTTGTCATATCTTTATTCCTTCACAAAATCTGTGTTTACCCATTTCATCTGTTTCAATGACAGTTTCAGCGTATCGTGTCTGATGATTCAGGGTATCGGGTCATATTTGAAATGATCGCTGTTGTGACGGGCGATCATTCCGGTTCACATAATCTGTTCTTAAAATCCACCGAAACAGAGGTATTTCACATTCAGGTATTCATCAATGCCCTGTTTGGCACCTTCGCGGCCGAATCCTGATTGTTTAACACCACCAAACGGCGCGACTTCGTTAGAAATGATGCCTTCATTGATTCCTACCATGCCATACTCGAGTTTCTCTGCGATATTGAATGCGCGGTGCAGGTTGCCGGTGTAGAAGTAACTCGCCAGTCCGTAAATGGTATCGTTGGCTTTTTCGACCAGTTCAACATCGTTTTCGAAGCGAATGACCGGTGCTATGGGGCCAAAGAGTTCTGTTTGAACAATTTCCATCTCCTGCGTGACATCAGCCAGAATGGTTGGCTCAACAAACAGACCTTCCAGCGATCGGCCGCCTGAAATGATTTTCGCGCCTTGTTCAACCGCTTCGTTGATGTACCCCATCACACTGTTTTTCGCCTTCATATCAATCAGCGGACCAATATTGACACCCGCTTCCAGACCATTGCCGACTTTCAGCTCAGCCACTGCTTTGGCCAGTTTTTCAACAAACTCGTCATACACGGCATTCTGAACATAAAAGCGGTTTGCACAGACACAGGTTTGGCCGGCATTACGGAATTTTGAAGCAATAGCACCTTTGACAGCTTCTTCGATATCAGCATCTTCAAACACAATAAAAGGTGCATTTCCGCCCAGCTCCATTGAGGTACGCTTGATGGTATCCGCACATTGTTTGATGAGATGGCTGCCGACCTGAGTTGAACCGGTAAAGGACAGTTTTTTAATGTCATCGTTCTGGCAGAAAATATCGCCAACAGCGACAGATGAATGGTTGTTCAGCACAATCAGCAGGTCTTTTGGCAGTCCTGCTTCGTAAGCCAGTTCAGCCATTGCATAGGCAGAAAGTGGCGTCTGATTCGCTGGTTTGACGATAAAACTACATCCCGCTGCAAGCGCAGGGGCTGCCTTACGGGTGATCATTGCGATTGGGAAGTTCCAGGGTGTAATCGCCGCAGCCACACCGACCGGTTGCTTAATGGTCATAAGCCGTTTACCGGAGGCTGGTGTCGGAATCGTTTCGCCGTAAGTTCTTTTCCCTTCTTCAGCAAACCATTGAATGAAAGAGGCACCGTACAGGACTTCCCCTTTTGCTTCAGCCAGTGGCTTACCCTGTTCAAGGGTCATAATTCTGGCCAGATCATCACTGTTTTCAATGACCAGATCATACCATTTGCGCAGTATGGCACATCGTTCCGCAGCGGTTCTTTCCTGCCATAACAGTTGCGCCTGCTTTGATTTTTCGATTAATCCATTTATTTCAGCCGTTGGCACAGAGGGGATGTAAGTCAGGATCTCATCTGTTGCCGGGTTCAGCACTGCAATTGCATCATCACTGGAAGCACATGTTACTTTGAGTAAATTTTTATTAACAATTTGGTCCATCACTGTGTCTCACTTATTCGCTGTTATAGCGATGTTAAATCTAAAATCAGTGATTCCCGAAGTACCAGATAAATTAATTGTGTGGTACCAGTTATCAATCAGAACTCTGGATCAACATGGCTGGTACCATACGAAATCTCTGTCTGGTTCTATCGCTTTTCACTGAGTTTCTTCATATTGAGTCAGGACACAAATCAGTAACAAACTAGTAACGACACAGGAAGAGGAATTTCTATGTTTGGAGTAAAGGGAAAGACACTGGCGAAAAAATTACTGGCAGTAACGCTTGGCGTCAGTGCGCTGGTGAGTTCGGCTGCGGGGTTTGCCGCTGAGTATAACTGGCGTTTTGCAAACCTTTATGGCCGGGGAACAGCATTTGGTGCAGTCTATGAAGATTTAGCAAAACAAATTGAGACCATGTCTGGCGGCCGTATTGCTGTACAGGTACTTTATTCCGGTGAAGGTGTAGGAACCAGTGGTATCCTGAATGCGGTGAAATCTGGCCTGATAACGATGGGCGCACCGTTCCAGCCAATGCATGCAGGTGAGTTTCCTGCAGGGGTTGTTGAAGTCGGTTTGCCTGGTGGTACATCTGACGTCGGTGAACTGATGACTTTGTTCCATGAGCGCGGTTTTGGCGATGTCATGAAAAAAGCCTATGCATCTCAGGGCCTGGTTTCACTGGAACCTTATATCCAGCCACCGGTTTACATCATTACCAAGAAACCAATTAATTCAATTGCTGACTTTAAAGGCATGAAGATTCGTGCGCCGGGTGCTTATGGTAAGTTCCTGCGTAACTTGGGTGCTTCACCCGTTTCACTGGCATGGAGTGAAATCTATACCTCACTGGCAACCGGTGTCATTGATGGTTCGATTGGCTCGAACATGATTGACCACCGTGACGGTAACCACGTTGAAGTGGCCAAGTATATGTATCCACTGCCGATTGCCGGTGCTCAGGTATTGCCCATTGTGGTCAACCGCAGAGCCTGGAATAAACTGCCTGATGACTTGAAAGCGATTGTCAAAGGTGCAACGGCAGTGCATGCCATCGAGCAGGTTACTAAATCAAAGCTTTGGGAATCACAGGCTGTGGCTGAAATGGAAGCGAAAGGCCTGAAATGGAGCCCGGCACCATCAGATGCAGACAAAAAAGCCTGGAAGCAGGCAGGTCAGACGCTTGCTCAGGAATATGCGAAAGAGAATCCTTACTCGAAACAACTCGTAGAGATTCTTGAAAAGCAGTAAACATGGACATGTCAGGGTGAAGTGCTTGTCTTCACCCTGACTGGTTTAGGAGTTAAAACGATGACATTAGTTTTAAGAGGATATTGTCAGTTCATCAGATATGTTGTCAGATTTATCGGGCGCTCAGTGTCTTATTTACTTCCTGTGCTGGCCGGTATTGTCGCTTACGAAGTATTTGCCCGTTATATCCTGGATAAACCCACTATTTGGGGCTACGACTCTTCTCTGTTTTTGTTCGGATATATCGCTGCACTTGGCGGGGCGTATGCCCAGCAAAAAGAAGCGCACATTAATGTAGATATTGTTCACGGAAAAGTATCAGAGAAAGTGCGTCGTCTGTTTGATATGACGACCGCAATACTGGCAATCGGTTTTCTGGCTGTGATGACAAAAATGTGCTTTGGTATGTTTCTCGAAAGTATGGAGTTTCACTATAAGACCCAAAGTGAATGGGCACCGCCAATGAACCATTTCTGGCTCATGGTTACCATTTCTGCTGTGATTTTTATTGCGCAGTATTCGACAGAATTAATTCAAAACATTTTCTGGTTTGTCACTGGCAGAGAGTTATTGGGTGAGCACTGTGATCTCAGTGAGTTGAGTGAGCAACCTTTCAGGGTCGACAGCCACCAGATTGATAAGCCCGCTTTTGACAAGGAGAGTCCTGATGGGAATTGAAATGTTAACCGTGGTCCTGCTGGCCTGTATTTTAACGGCATTCGCCTTAGGTGCTCAGGTCGGTCTGGCATTGGGCGGAATTGCGATGGGAGTGGGTTACGTCACCTGGGGTGACTCCATGTTTAATATTGTCCCGACTACGGTTGAAAGTACTTTTTTCAACTTTATTCTTTTAGCAATCCCACTTTATATCTATATGGGACAAATTCTGACCCGTTCAGGTATCGGTGATGCCATGTTTAATGCCAGTCAGCTGGCGATTGGGCGCCTGCGTGGATCACTGGCGATCAGTGTGATCGGCGTCTGTTCGATGATTGGTGCGATGGTGGGAATTATCGGTGCCGGGATAATGACTTCGAGCAGTATTGCGCTGAAGCCGATGCTGGATCGTGGCTACGATAAAAAACTGGCGCTGGGCGTAATTATGGCGGGGGGATCGCTGGGGATTTTGATTCCGCCAAGTATTCCGATGATCATGTTTGCTTCTTCCACGCAAAACTCCGTGGGAAAAATGTTTTTAGGTGCCATGGTGCCGGCATTGATTACCATTGTTTTGCTGATTTCTTATGTGATTATCTCGTGTAAGCTGAATCCGGAGCGCGCACCGCTCGATTCTGATAATGATATTGAAGTTCCAAAAGGTTATGAGCTGTTTAAAACGATTCGGGATGGGGCTTCCTCACTGGCGCTGATCGTGGTTGTTTTAGGCAGTATTATTGCAGGGATTGCCACACCCACCGAATCGGGCGCTTTAGGCGTTGTGGGTGCGATTATTCTGGCGATTTTGTTTAAACGCTTTAAGCCCGAAATGCTGCGTAAGGCCGGGATGCAAACCTCGATTCTTGTGAGTGTGGCGATGTGGATTATTCTGGGTGCCTCCGTTTTCAGTAACTTCCACTTACTGATGGGCATTCAGGGGATGGTGTCAGGATTTACCAAAGGTCTGGACCTGCCTCCGATTGTGATCATCATGATGTTCCAGGTCATCATGCTATTCCTTGGGTTTATTATCGATGAATTTATTATCGTGCTGATGTGCGCGCCGATCTTTACGCCTGTGGCTGTCTCTCTGGGCTATGACCCAATCTGGTTTGGTGTGTTGATGATTCTCAACATTGTGATTGCTGTTCAGACACCACCGTATGGCTTTGCACTTTTCTATCTGAAGGGAATTGCACCAAAAGGGGTAACCATGATGGATCTGTACAAATCGGTGATTCCGTTTATCTCGGTTCAGTTCATTGTTTTGGTGATTTGTATGATCTTCCCTGACCTGGTGACATGGTTACCTAATCTGGTTATGAATAGTTAACATTGAAACGTTTGTGGTAGTTATTGATTGAGTAAAGCTGAGATAGCGCTAAAATCAGACAGTAGTCTTAACATACTGTGTAGTCTTCAAAAAATAAAAGGAGAAGATAAATGGCCACAGACTCAATTGCTGATACTGCCGCAGCAAAAACAGTGGAAAACCTGTCACAGGTGAATCACTGGCTGACTGATAATTCCGACCTGCTGGTTCAGTATGGCGTGAACATTCTGGCAGCAGTACTGATCCTGTTCATTGGTAACCTGTTCGTCAAACTGATTGCGGGCAGTGTTGCCAGAGTCCTGAAGAAAAAAGCTATGGATACGGCAGTCGTCGAGTTTATTCATGGTTTGATTCGTTACCTGCTGTTCATTATTGTACTCATTGCTGCGTTAAGCCGGGTTGGCGTACAAACGGCTTCAGTTGTTGCTGTCATTGGTGCTGCCGGCCTTGCTGTTGGTCTGGCTTTACAAGGGTCATTGTCAAATTTTGCAGCTGGTATTTTAATTGTCGCTTTCCGGCCATTTAAATCAGGTGATTTTGTTGAAGTCTCCGGCGTCTCAGGTGCGGTTGAAAGTATTCAGATTTTTCAGACGGTATTAAAAACGCCGGATAACAAAATGGTTGTCGTGCCTAACTCTGGTGTGATTGGCGGGCCGATTACAAACTACTCCCGCCATGCAACCCGGCGGATTGATTTTGTGGTTGGTGTGTCTTACAGCGCTGATTTGCAAAAAACCAAACAAGTGCTGAAAGAAGTGATGGAACGTGATGAACGTGTTTTGAAAAGCCCTGAAGTCACGGTCGGTGTCGTCGAGCTGGCGGACTCTTCAGTCAATTTTGTGGTTCGCCCATGGGTGAAAACGGAAGACTACTGGGGGGCATACTTTGATTTAACTCAGGCGATGAAAGAAGCGCTGGATGCAAATGGAATCGAGATTCCGTTCCCGCAAATGGATGTCCATCTGGAAAAAGCGGATGCTTCCTGATAAACGGTTCTGAACTGATTTTCTGTACAAAAAGCGGTGATGTTCACCGCTTTTTTTCATTTGAACGTCTATGACGTGATGAGTATATAAGACTAAAGTTGCAAATTGAATAATATTTAACCAATCTGGTACAATGATACCGTGAAATTATTTTGAAAAGCCTCTGTTGTTGAATCACCGCATACTTTACTTCGGCTGGATGATTATAAAGTTATTTAATAACAACAGGTTGTGTTTGAGGTGTTGTTGTATGATTTATCACTTTCTGGTGAGATTAACCATTGGTTCTCTGGCTGTATTGGGAATAAAAATCAGTGCGCTGTACTTTTTGCTGCTGGTGGTATTACTCAATACCCATCATAAAGAATTTTTTGGCTGGTAATTTTCAGACTAAAGTCTGATAAAAAAGGCGCTGATCAGCGCCTTTTTTTACTTTTTTGCAATGTATCACATGGTTACAACGGTTCAACGACTGATTACAGAACGTGAACAGAGGCAGTGTTTGTTGTGCCTGAAGCAACCAATGCACCGGAAACCATGACAACGATGTCACCTTTGCGGCCCAGCTCCGAGCTCAAAGCCAGGTCTTTACCTAAGTGGTAGAAATCGTCAGTGCTGTTAATTGAGTCAACAACAACAGGTGTAATACCTTTTGACAGAACCAGTTGTGCTGCGGTTTTCTTGTTGGTTGTCAGCGCAAGGATGTTTGCAGTCGGGAAGTACTTTCTGACAGAGCGTGCAGATTTTCCGCCTTCAGTTGCAACCACGATGAGTGGTGCACTCAGTTTTTCAGCAGTATCGACAGCGCCTTTACAAACGGCTTCAGTAATTCTCAGACGAGGGCTGTCAAGACGTGAGCCCAGTTCTGCTTTCAGTGCAACATCAGTGCGCTGAGCAATTTGCGCCATGATGGTTACCGCTTCTACAGGATACTTACCTTTTGCTGTTTCGCCAGAAAGCATGACTGCATCGGTACCGTCCATGATCGCGTTAGCTACGTCACCGGCTTCTGCGCGGGTTGGACGTGGGTTTTTGATCATTGAATCCAGCATCTGAGTTGCAGTGATAACAACTTTTCTTGCACGGTTACATTTTTCGATCATCATTTTCTGGGCAAAGATGACTTCCTCAGGTGGAATTTCTACCCCTAAATCACCACGTGCAACCATGATGCCGTCGGATAACTCAAGAATTTCGTCGAAGTTATCAACGCCTTCCTGGTTTTCGATTTTTGAAATGATATGGATGCTTTCGCCGCCATTTGCATTCAGCAGTTCACGAATTTCACGGACATCGTCAGCTTTACGAATAAATGAAGCCGCAACAAAATCAACACCCTGTTCACAACCGAATTTCAGGTCAGATTTATCTTTTTCAGACAGCGCTGGCAATTTCACAGAAACGCTTGGCAGGTTCACACCTTTATTCTCACCCAGTGCGCCATTGTTCAGAACCGTACATTTCACTTCTGTTTCGGTTTTTGCAATCACTTCCATTTCCAGCAAGCCATCGTCAACCAGAATGGTGTTACCTACAGAAAGATCCTGAGCAAATCCAGGATAAGTGACAGCAACACGGTCTTTGTTTCCGACCACCGTTGCATCTGTTGTAAATGTGAATTCCTGGCCAGCGACCAGATCAACATCATCGCCGTTTTCCAGCTTGATGGTACGGATTTCAGGACCTTTAGTATCCAGAAGAATCGCGAGTTGTTTTCCGGCAGCTTGCATGACCTGACGGAAGTTTTTGATACGACCGCCATGTTCTTCGTAATCACCGTGAGAGAAGTTTAAACGCATGACATTCATACCAGCGTCAACAAGTTGGGTAAGCTTCTCTACTGATTCTGTTTTAGGGCCAATCGTACAGACGATTTTGGTCTTCTTCATGGAAAATATTCTCCGATATTCATATCAAATTGAAAGAAAAGGGGTGCCTTAAAGTGTTTTACATTTCGGTTTAACCCGGATTGTTGTTCGTTTGCCGGGCATTAAGCGGCTTACACTGCAAAGCTGAAAATCTTTCAACAGAATGGTCATTTTACAACTGATAATGACCCCCTGTTTTGAATAAAAACACATCAATATTCGGGGTGTTGCGCGGTTTTTGTGATGTATTTTAGTAACTCAACATTCATTTTTGTAATTTTCTTACTTTAATGAGGGCGAATTCTATCATCTAACTAAGAGAATAGCACTGTCTAAGACTTGTTTTAGGACAAGGTTTTTGCATGAAGTATTAATTTTTTTTATCAAAATAAATAGACAATAACCTTTCGTTTTGATTATTATTTGTTTCACTTTGAAACTTATAGTTATCATTTTTTATGTTGAAACGAAACACTCAAGTCAGGCGTCACGAAATTGTTCAGCTGGTGAATCAGGATGGTGAGGTCAGTGTTGAGTCTCTGTCCCGGCGTTTTCAGACTTCTGAGGTAACTATCAGAAAAGATCTGACTTCCCTTGAAAAGAATGGGCAATTACTGAGACGGTATGGCGGTGCGGTCGCATTACCGCAGGAGGTTGTGATTGATGAGGTCAATTCAGATGTTTCGGTTCAAAAGGAATTACTTGCGGTTGAAGCAGCAAAACTGATCAAAGATCATCACAGGATCGTGATCGATAGTGGCAGTACCACCGCCGCATTGATTCAGCAGATGAATAATAAACAGGGTTTGGTGGTGATGACCAATACATTGCATATTGCGAATGCGTTGCATGAATTGGAAAACGAACCCACACTTTTAATGACCGGCGGCACGTGGGATCCGCATTCTGAATCATTTCAGGGACAGGTTGCCGAATCTGTTCTTCGTTCTTATGACTTTGACCAATTGTTCATTGGCTGTGACGGCATTGATTTAAGCCGGGGCACAACCACATTTAATGAACTCACCGGATTGAGCAAAGTGATGGCGGAAGTTTCCCGCGAAGTCGTTGTCATGGCTGAGTCAGAGAAAATTGGCCGGAAAATTCCAAACCTTGAACTTGGATGGGACAAAATTAGTGTGCTTGTTACCGATAATGATTTATCCAAAGCAGATGAACAGTTGATTATGGCACATCAGGTCAAAGTGATTCGTGCGAAATAAATACCCTGTGTTTTATAGCGAACAGCATCCGGGGTTAACAAATGAAGCAGGCGAAGCCAGATTGATCCGGTCTGTCGCCAACCATTGATGAGAATGGAGAAAGAATATGTGTGGAATTGTTGGTGCAGTGGCACAACGAGATGTGGCTGAAATTTTAGTCGAAGGGTTACGTCGTCTGGAATATCGCGGATATGACTCCGCCGGGGTTGCTGTGATTGATCATGAAAATCAGCTGACCCGGGTCCGCCGGCTGGGTAAAGTTCAGGAACTGGCAGATGCGGTTGAACAATCTCATGTTGCCGGTGGCACCGGCATTGCGCATACCCGTTGGGCAACACATGGTGAACCTTCTGAAGCCAATGCCCATCCACACGTATCGGGCGATATTGCCGTGGTTCATAACGGGATTATCGAGAATCATGAAGCACTCAGAGCGCTGCTGCAGGAGCGGGGATATCAGTTCAAATCTCAGACTGATACTGAAGTGATTGCACATCTGGTTGAGTGGGAACTGCGTCAGAGTGAATCACTGACAGAAGCGGTCCAAAAGGCTGCGAAACAGCTTGAAGGTGCGTATGGTACTGTCGTGTTGGATCGCCGCGATTCATCCCGTCTGGTGGTTGCCCGTTCCGGAAGTCCGATTGTGATTGGCTTTGGGGTCGGGGAAAACTTCCTGGCCTCTGATCAGCTGGCTTTGCTGAATGTGACCCGTCGCTTTATGTATCTGGAAGAAGGTGATGTGGCGGAAATTACCCGCCGTGAGGTGACTGTATTTGATGTCAATGGTGTCAAAATTGAGCGTGAGATTTCTGAATCGAATGCAGAACATGATGCCGGTGATAAAGGTCAATTCCGCCACTTTATGCAAAAAGAGATTTTCGAGCAGCCTAAAGCGTTAATCAATACGATGGAAGGCCGGTTGGGTAAAGATAGTGTTGTCGTTGACAGTATTGGTGTGCATGCCGCAGAGATCCTGGAAAAAGTTGAACATGTGCAGATCGTCGCCTGTGGCACATCGTATAACGCCGGGATGACCGCCCGTTACTGGTTTGAGGGGATTGCAGGGGTAAGTTGTGATGTCGAGATCGCTTCTGAGTTCCGTTACCGTAAGTTTGTAACGCGCCCGAACAGTCTGTTAATTACGCTGTCTCAGTCCGGTGAAACCGCCGATACACTGGCAGCGCTGCGCCTTGCCAAAGAAAAAGGTTACATGGCGGTGATGACGATCTGTAATGTGGCCGGATCATCGCTGGTCCGTGAGTCTGACATTGCATTTATGACCCGCGCCGGCGCTGAAATCGGTGTCGCATCGACCAAAGCATTTACCACGCAACTTGCCGCTTTACTGATGCTGGTTACCGGCATCGGGAAACAGAAGCAGCGAATCGATGCAGCGAAAGAGAAAGAAATCGTCGATGCATTGCGTGCGCTGCCGGCCCAGATTGAGTCAGCACTCAAGTTTGATAAGCAGATCGAAGCCTTAGCCATTGATTTTGCAGACAAACACAACACTTTGTTCCTCGGCCGGGGTGAGTACTACCCCATTGCACTGGAATCAGCACTCAAGCTGAAAGAGATTTCTTACATTCATGCTGAAGCTTATGCCGCCG carries:
- the gabT gene encoding 4-aminobutyrate--2-oxoglutarate transaminase, whose translation is MTNLEWQARKEKVVAKGMANLAPVYAASAKNAKITDIEGKTYIDFAAGIAVNNTGHSHPQIVEAVKKQLENFSHTCSMVTPYGSFVELAEKVVEHAPISGETKAAFLTTGAEAVENAVKIARAYTGRSGIIAFKGGFHGRTNMCMGLTGKVAPYKAGFGPFPNEIYHLPFPNTYHGVTEEESINALFDLFACDIEPGRIAAIIFEPIQGEGGFYQAPASWVSKLREICDQHGILMICDEIQTGFARTGKMFACEYFDVEPDIVTMAKGLGGGFPISGVVGKAEVMDAANPGGIGGTYAGSPLACTAAVEVFNVIKQENLCEKAQLVGAQFTEQLTAMQKEIPQIGDIRQVGAMIAIEFNDPSTGAPLADLTKQLVVKSNHAGVILLSCGVKGNVIRFLPPLTIEPELITEGLNIVKAELQTLLAG
- a CDS encoding NAD-dependent succinate-semialdehyde dehydrogenase; translated protein: MDQIVNKNLLKVTCASSDDAIAVLNPATDEILTYIPSVPTAEINGLIEKSKQAQLLWQERTAAERCAILRKWYDLVIENSDDLARIMTLEQGKPLAEAKGEVLYGASFIQWFAEEGKRTYGETIPTPASGKRLMTIKQPVGVAAAITPWNFPIAMITRKAAPALAAGCSFIVKPANQTPLSAYAMAELAYEAGLPKDLLIVLNNHSSVAVGDIFCQNDDIKKLSFTGSTQVGSHLIKQCADTIKRTSMELGGNAPFIVFEDADIEEAVKGAIASKFRNAGQTCVCANRFYVQNAVYDEFVEKLAKAVAELKVGNGLEAGVNIGPLIDMKAKNSVMGYINEAVEQGAKIISGGRSLEGLFVEPTILADVTQEMEIVQTELFGPIAPVIRFENDVELVEKANDTIYGLASYFYTGNLHRAFNIAEKLEYGMVGINEGIISNEVAPFGGVKQSGFGREGAKQGIDEYLNVKYLCFGGF
- a CDS encoding TRAP transporter substrate-binding protein, whose translation is MFGVKGKTLAKKLLAVTLGVSALVSSAAGFAAEYNWRFANLYGRGTAFGAVYEDLAKQIETMSGGRIAVQVLYSGEGVGTSGILNAVKSGLITMGAPFQPMHAGEFPAGVVEVGLPGGTSDVGELMTLFHERGFGDVMKKAYASQGLVSLEPYIQPPVYIITKKPINSIADFKGMKIRAPGAYGKFLRNLGASPVSLAWSEIYTSLATGVIDGSIGSNMIDHRDGNHVEVAKYMYPLPIAGAQVLPIVVNRRAWNKLPDDLKAIVKGATAVHAIEQVTKSKLWESQAVAEMEAKGLKWSPAPSDADKKAWKQAGQTLAQEYAKENPYSKQLVEILEKQ
- a CDS encoding TRAP transporter small permease subunit encodes the protein MTLVLRGYCQFIRYVVRFIGRSVSYLLPVLAGIVAYEVFARYILDKPTIWGYDSSLFLFGYIAALGGAYAQQKEAHINVDIVHGKVSEKVRRLFDMTTAILAIGFLAVMTKMCFGMFLESMEFHYKTQSEWAPPMNHFWLMVTISAVIFIAQYSTELIQNIFWFVTGRELLGEHCDLSELSEQPFRVDSHQIDKPAFDKESPDGN
- a CDS encoding TRAP transporter large permease, whose amino-acid sequence is MGIEMLTVVLLACILTAFALGAQVGLALGGIAMGVGYVTWGDSMFNIVPTTVESTFFNFILLAIPLYIYMGQILTRSGIGDAMFNASQLAIGRLRGSLAISVIGVCSMIGAMVGIIGAGIMTSSSIALKPMLDRGYDKKLALGVIMAGGSLGILIPPSIPMIMFASSTQNSVGKMFLGAMVPALITIVLLISYVIISCKLNPERAPLDSDNDIEVPKGYELFKTIRDGASSLALIVVVLGSIIAGIATPTESGALGVVGAIILAILFKRFKPEMLRKAGMQTSILVSVAMWIILGASVFSNFHLLMGIQGMVSGFTKGLDLPPIVIIMMFQVIMLFLGFIIDEFIIVLMCAPIFTPVAVSLGYDPIWFGVLMILNIVIAVQTPPYGFALFYLKGIAPKGVTMMDLYKSVIPFISVQFIVLVICMIFPDLVTWLPNLVMNS
- a CDS encoding mechanosensitive ion channel domain-containing protein: MATDSIADTAAAKTVENLSQVNHWLTDNSDLLVQYGVNILAAVLILFIGNLFVKLIAGSVARVLKKKAMDTAVVEFIHGLIRYLLFIIVLIAALSRVGVQTASVVAVIGAAGLAVGLALQGSLSNFAAGILIVAFRPFKSGDFVEVSGVSGAVESIQIFQTVLKTPDNKMVVVPNSGVIGGPITNYSRHATRRIDFVVGVSYSADLQKTKQVLKEVMERDERVLKSPEVTVGVVELADSSVNFVVRPWVKTEDYWGAYFDLTQAMKEALDANGIEIPFPQMDVHLEKADAS
- the pykF gene encoding pyruvate kinase PykF; its protein translation is MKKTKIVCTIGPKTESVEKLTQLVDAGMNVMRLNFSHGDYEEHGGRIKNFRQVMQAAGKQLAILLDTKGPEIRTIKLENGDDVDLVAGQEFTFTTDATVVGNKDRVAVTYPGFAQDLSVGNTILVDDGLLEMEVIAKTETEVKCTVLNNGALGENKGVNLPSVSVKLPALSEKDKSDLKFGCEQGVDFVAASFIRKADDVREIRELLNANGGESIHIISKIENQEGVDNFDEILELSDGIMVARGDLGVEIPPEEVIFAQKMMIEKCNRARKVVITATQMLDSMIKNPRPTRAEAGDVANAIMDGTDAVMLSGETAKGKYPVEAVTIMAQIAQRTDVALKAELGSRLDSPRLRITEAVCKGAVDTAEKLSAPLIVVATEGGKSARSVRKYFPTANILALTTNKKTAAQLVLSKGITPVVVDSINSTDDFYHLGKDLALSSELGRKGDIVVMVSGALVASGTTNTASVHVL
- a CDS encoding DeoR/GlpR family DNA-binding transcription regulator; its protein translation is MLKRNTQVRRHEIVQLVNQDGEVSVESLSRRFQTSEVTIRKDLTSLEKNGQLLRRYGGAVALPQEVVIDEVNSDVSVQKELLAVEAAKLIKDHHRIVIDSGSTTAALIQQMNNKQGLVVMTNTLHIANALHELENEPTLLMTGGTWDPHSESFQGQVAESVLRSYDFDQLFIGCDGIDLSRGTTTFNELTGLSKVMAEVSREVVVMAESEKIGRKIPNLELGWDKISVLVTDNDLSKADEQLIMAHQVKVIRAK
- the glmS gene encoding glutamine--fructose-6-phosphate transaminase (isomerizing), which produces MCGIVGAVAQRDVAEILVEGLRRLEYRGYDSAGVAVIDHENQLTRVRRLGKVQELADAVEQSHVAGGTGIAHTRWATHGEPSEANAHPHVSGDIAVVHNGIIENHEALRALLQERGYQFKSQTDTEVIAHLVEWELRQSESLTEAVQKAAKQLEGAYGTVVLDRRDSSRLVVARSGSPIVIGFGVGENFLASDQLALLNVTRRFMYLEEGDVAEITRREVTVFDVNGVKIEREISESNAEHDAGDKGQFRHFMQKEIFEQPKALINTMEGRLGKDSVVVDSIGVHAAEILEKVEHVQIVACGTSYNAGMTARYWFEGIAGVSCDVEIASEFRYRKFVTRPNSLLITLSQSGETADTLAALRLAKEKGYMAVMTICNVAGSSLVRESDIAFMTRAGAEIGVASTKAFTTQLAALLMLVTGIGKQKQRIDAAKEKEIVDALRALPAQIESALKFDKQIEALAIDFADKHNTLFLGRGEYYPIALESALKLKEISYIHAEAYAAGELKHGPLALIDADMPVVVVAPGNELLEKLKSNIEEVRARGGLLYVFADEGAGFESDETMKIITMPKVSEITAPIYYTVPMQLLSYHVALIKGTDVDQPRNLAKSVTVE